Proteins encoded together in one Paenibacillus sp. J23TS9 window:
- a CDS encoding glycosyltransferase family 2 protein, whose translation MPLTSVVMLTRNGLDMTRRCVESVLSHTTEPLEWIVVDNGSTDGTLEYWRSMAGVKLILNEENKGFAAGTNQGMLEATGDYILLLNNDTVVTPNWLSGLYAALLRDSNIGIVGPVSNNVAPIQRIPVTEWPASENLNAYALQRQQDLAGSGFYSHKLIGFCMLFHRSLLDRIGGFDERFFPGNYEDDDFSIRTRISGKRLWVAQDIFIHHEGQGTFTSNRMDYKRSSLASAEKFRAKWSTGLSACEMDCRGYNPSDIVDREPFFIPEKHFIPLKSSPVPSGSHQ comes from the coding sequence ATGCCATTAACCTCAGTAGTCATGCTTACCCGCAACGGTCTGGATATGACGCGGCGGTGTGTAGAGAGCGTACTTTCCCATACTACGGAGCCTCTGGAATGGATTGTGGTGGATAACGGCTCAACAGACGGCACGCTGGAATACTGGAGATCCATGGCGGGTGTGAAGCTGATTTTGAACGAGGAAAACAAGGGATTCGCCGCAGGCACCAACCAGGGGATGTTAGAAGCAACGGGTGATTATATCCTGCTTCTGAACAATGATACAGTAGTCACGCCGAACTGGCTTTCCGGGCTGTACGCCGCACTTTTACGTGATTCAAACATCGGCATCGTAGGGCCGGTTTCCAATAACGTCGCTCCTATTCAAAGGATCCCTGTGACTGAATGGCCAGCTTCGGAAAATTTGAATGCCTATGCCCTTCAGCGACAGCAGGATTTAGCCGGCTCCGGATTTTACTCGCACAAGCTGATCGGCTTTTGCATGCTTTTTCACCGGAGTCTGCTGGACCGGATCGGCGGTTTCGATGAGAGGTTTTTCCCCGGGAACTATGAGGATGATGACTTTTCCATTCGCACCCGTATTAGCGGCAAACGTCTATGGGTAGCCCAGGATATTTTCATACACCATGAAGGACAGGGCACCTTCACATCCAACCGCATGGATTACAAACGATCCTCCCTGGCCAGCGCAGAGAAATTTAGAGCCAAATGGAGCACCGGCCTTTCAGCATGTGAAATGGACTGCCGAGGGTATAACCCTTCAGATATTGTGGATCGGGAGCCCTTTTTTATACCTGAAAAGCATTTTATACCGCTCAAGAGCAGTCCTGTCCCATCGGGCAGTCATCAATAA
- a CDS encoding class I SAM-dependent methyltransferase has product MHRFWEKAIKPIMIAAQPTNIVEIGSLTGLNTFKLLDYCQHAEARCTVIDPAPQFDVELLKDYYGEAFHMLREFSLQALPKLESYDMILIDGDHNWYTVYHELKQVENMAKSAGAFPVVLLHDTEWPYGRRDMYYFPDNIPPDYRQPYAKQGLVPGNPRLLPIGGFNYVVSNAVLEHGERNGVLTAIEDFLQETEFDLIWHQLHSSNGLGIIMPAESPAARVLPYILSTSGL; this is encoded by the coding sequence ATGCACCGCTTTTGGGAAAAGGCCATTAAACCAATTATGATCGCGGCACAACCGACAAACATCGTTGAAATTGGCTCACTGACAGGCCTGAACACATTTAAGCTTCTGGATTACTGTCAGCATGCCGAAGCCAGGTGCACGGTGATTGATCCGGCTCCGCAGTTCGATGTGGAACTCCTGAAGGATTATTACGGAGAAGCCTTTCATATGCTCCGGGAATTCAGTCTTCAGGCGCTCCCAAAGCTTGAATCCTATGACATGATCCTCATTGACGGGGACCACAACTGGTATACCGTTTACCATGAATTGAAGCAGGTCGAGAATATGGCCAAGTCGGCGGGAGCCTTTCCGGTAGTCCTGCTGCATGATACCGAATGGCCTTATGGACGGCGGGATATGTACTATTTTCCAGACAACATTCCGCCCGATTATCGGCAGCCTTACGCCAAACAGGGATTGGTACCCGGGAATCCCCGGCTCTTGCCTATAGGGGGCTTCAATTATGTGGTCAGCAACGCTGTACTTGAGCATGGTGAGCGCAATGGGGTCTTGACGGCCATCGAGGATTTCCTGCAGGAAACAGAGTTTGATTTAATATGGCACCAACTGCACTCAAGTAATGGTCTTGGAATCATTATGCCTGCAGAATCTCCGGCAGCCCGGGTACTGCCGTATATATTAAGTACGTCGGGTCTGTAA